The following DNA comes from Streptomyces sp. NBC_00690.
ACCGTGCGCCGGACCTTCGCCATGGCCGGCAAGATGAAGGCCGAACGGGGGCCGATCGAAGGCGACGGGCCGCACGACGACAACGGCCGAGTGCTCCGCTACATCGCCAAGCTCACGATCAATCCGGCCATCGCGCACGGCCTCGCACACGAGATCGGCTCCATCGAGGTCGGCAAGATGGCCGACATCGTGCTCTGGCAGCCGCGGTTCTTCGGCGCCAAACCCCAACTCGTACTGAAGTCGGGCTTCCCGGCGTACGGGGTGACCGGTGACCCCGGAGCCGCGACGGACACCTGTGAACCCCTGGTGCTCGGGCCCCAGTTCGGCTCGTACGGCGCGACCGCCGCCGACATCTCCGTGGCCTTCGTGGCCGAAGCGGCCGTCGACCTCGGCGCCGACCTCATGCCCACCCGCAGACGACGGGTCGCGGTCCGCGGCACCCGTGGCATCGGGCCGGCCGACCTGCGGTTCAACTCCCGCACCGGGGACGTGGATGTGGACGCCCGCAGCGGGCTGGTCACCCTCGACGGGGAACCGATCCGGTCGGATCCCGCCGACGCCGTCCCGCTCAACCGCCTGTACTTCCTCTGACCTCTGACCGCTGCCTCTTCGCCGCCGGCCTCCTTGATCCCTGACCTTCCCGAGCCCCGACGCCCCGCCCACCAGCCAGGAGTGACCCATGTTCCATATGCCGCCCGAGTGGGCACCGCACGAGCGCACCTGGATGGCCTGGCCGGTACCCAACACCACCTTCGTCGGTGAGGACCTCGCCGCCGCCCGGCGTGCCTGGGCCGATGTGGCGCGTGCGGTGCGGCGATTCGAGCCGGTCACCGTGGTCGTCGGCCCGGCCGGGACCCGCGAGGCGCGTGCCCTGCTCGGCCCCGGGATCGAGATTGTCGAGCGGGAACTCGACGACGCGTGGATGCGTGACATCGGCCCTACGTTCGTCACCGACGGCAGTCGGTTGGCCGCCGTGGACTGGGTGTTCAACGGTTGGGGTGCACAGGAGTGGGCCCACTGGGAGCATGACTCCACCATCGCGCGCCAGGTGGCGGACATCGCAGGTGTGCCCGTGCACTCTTCGCCCCTGGTGAACGAGGGCGGCGGCATCCACGTCGACGGTCGGGGCACGGTGCTGCTGACGGAGACCGTGCAACTCGGACCTGAGCGCAACCCCGGCTGGACCAAGGCCGAGGTGGAAGCGGAGATCCACGCCCGACTGGGCACGACCAAGGCGATCTGGCTGCCGCGGGGACTGACCGCGGACTACCCGCCGCACGGCTTCGGCACGCTGGGCCATGTGGACATCGTCGCGGCGTTCGCGGGGCCCGGCGTCATCGTCGTCCACACCCAGCCCGACCCCACCCACCCCGACCACGAACCCTGCGCCGAGAACGTGGAGTTCCTGCGCACCCGGACGGACACACAGGGACGCCCCTTCGAGGTGATCGAGGTCCCGGCACCCACGAGCGTGCACAACGAGGACGGCGGTTGGGCCGACTACTCGTACATCAACCACTACGTCTGCAACGGCGCGGTGATCCTTTGTGCCTTCGACGACCCACGGGACGAAGAGGCCGCGACCGTCTTCCGACGTCTCTACCCCGAGCGCGAAGTGGTGCTGGTGGATGCACGGACGATCTTCGCGGGCGGTGGGGGCATCCACTGCATCACCCAACAGCAGCCGAGGGTTTCCGTCTGACCTGCTGAGCATGGCGGTTGATCAGCGATGTACCTGGCCAGGTACAGGTTTTTGATCGTGGTCGCCAGAGGATGGGTGGGGTGCCGCCTAGCCTCTGTGGACGACCACCACGGAGGAGTGGCCCCGGCCGTTGGGGCGGCCGTGGCTTGGGGGTGCCTGCCCCACGCGCGGGACCGTGAGGCATACATCTACCGGCCCTGCGGGGCAGAGAGCCGTATTGTCTCGGCCAACTGTTCCACTGCGTCCGCGGCTAGTCGGCCCACCTGCACGTGCGGCCGGCCATCGTGGGTGACCACCGGTCGGATCGATCTCACGGCCCGCTCGGATAGGCCGAATTGGCGGAGCGACTGTTGAAGCGCTGTCGCCGCGGATTCTGCTCGGGCTCGGGCGTCGCGCCAGGTTTGCATCTCCACCGTCACTGTCCCTTCGCGGTGCAGCGGCGGCAGGTGCACGGCGGGTATGCGAGGACGTGTTTGGCGTCTGCTGGTTTGGCGGCGGATCCGGGATCACGACCTTCGGCCGTACTGGATACCGAGATAGGTCGGGCCGTACTCCGTACACAGACATCGTCATCATTCGGCCCGCCATTCTGAGCTGGTCAGCGTCACTCAGACGACGGTAGGCGTGCACACATGGTAGAAGGGGCACGGTTTGTGCCCCTTCGATTCCTGATGCGTCAGGCAGCCAGCAGGCCCAGCTTCACTGCGAGTTCAGACGCCCGACGCCGTCGGACCGGCGCCCTCGACTCGACTTCCTCCAGCACGATTATCTTCGCGAACCCGTTGTACCGGATGGTCTCCGGCGCGGCCTCATGCGCCTGCGCGAGCGTCGCCAGGGCGACATCCGGTTGCCCGTCCAGCTGATAGCCGCGAGCCTGCTCGATGCGGTGCCGGGCACGGCGCGGACGAGAAGGGATCGCCGCTGAATCCGACGCCGCTGCCTGCCGTGCGGACTCCCCGCCCTGGTGCAACTCCACCGCCACCGTGACCGCGTGGGCTCCTATGATCGTGCGTCCGAAGCTGGTCACCGGGTGGAAGTAGTTCTCGGGCAGCCGTTTGGCCATACGTCGGGCTTCGTCCCAGTGGCGCCATGCCGTGCCCGTATCAGCTCGGCGGGCAGCCGTGTATCCGGCCTCGAAGACCAGCGCCCCCGTGATGGCCCGAACATTGTCACTGGCGTCCGGCAGCAGCGGTCTCAGGTAGTCCAGCGCCTGTGTGGTCACCATGTCCGCAGCGTCGAAATGAGCCGGTCCCGCATCACGGTGCGCCTGTGCGCACAACCACGCCGCCACCCCGATGCTGTGCGGGTCCTCCGACTCCTGCGCCGCCACCATGCCCCGCTCCGCCACCCGCCAGAGCAGCGCAGCGTCCGGCTGATACGCCACGAAGAACTGAGCGAGTGAGTAGACCTCGGAGAGGATCGCCTGCGTGGAACGCCGATCGCCCGCCGAATTGGCCTGCCGCACAGCCAGTTGGGCATCACGGAGCAACTCCGGGAGGAGTGCCCCCACCACCTCGCGGTGTTTCGGAGAGGAATGCCGAGCCGACCAAGCCTGCGCGAGCCGCGCCGCAAGATGCTCTGACGAAGGGGCTTCCCGGTCCGCCCCAGGAGTCAGCGCGTCCACTGCGGCCTTGACCGCCCCGAGTCGTGGATGGCCAGGGCCGGTGAAGAGGGGGACGTGCATGGACTGGTCCCCTGTGAGGTCGGAGAGGTCCCGGACCCGGAGCACGTCCGCGAGCCGCAGTATGACGTCCAGCTTCGGCGTCTTGAGCCGGCCGGTCTCCAGCGCTTTGACCCAGGAGCCGGATCGGCCCAGGAGCCCGCCGAGTTGCTCGCGGGTCACGCCGCGGCGAGTGCGGAGAATCTGTAGACGCTGACCGAATGCCAGCGGGTCGGCGTACGGGTCCGGGGTAGCACGAGATGACACGGCCCTGCCCCTCTCTGTCCAGCTCGTCACTGCCAGGGTATGGGGCAAGGTCTATTTCATGGGTGCTTCCTGCCACCAACTTCTACCGTCGTGGATCCCGCGGGAGAGCCATGCCGCGGAGTCTCCCGGCATGCCTTCCATAAAGCGAAGCCTCAACGCCCTCGGCATGATCTGGTATCCCCGCGCCCCTCCCGTGGGGAGACGGGAGGGGCAACATTGGTCCCGCCCGAATGGGGGCACGGGCGGGACAAAGCCCCACCTGATCGGCGCAGGTGGAGCGGTTCCCTCCGCCCACCCTGGCACTCTGACCCCGGCATCGATAGACGTTGTACTGGGGAAATCACATCGTGCGGTAGGCGGCCACAGTCGCCCGTCCGGTCGCTACAGGGCCAGCGAATCCGATAGAACGTACGGGTGAATGTGATGCCCCGTGCACCGGCGTGCAGTGCGTCCGGGAACGGCGTGCCGTCCGGGCCCCGTGAACCCGGTGGACACCGCCTTGGGATCGCCCACTGGCACACGAGCACCACGCAACACACCCGACCCTCTTTCCCCAGTACGGAAGGCACTCTGTGACCCCCTCCCGGCGCCGCAATGTCGCGCCGCCCCGCGAGTCCGTCCTGGCCGCAGCCATGGCCACCATCGCCGCACACGGTCTCGACGGGCTCACCATGGCGGCCCTCGGTCGCGAGGTGGGCATGAGTAGTGGACACCTCCTCTACTACTTCCGCAGCAAGGACGAACTGCTCCTGCGGACCCTGGAGTGGAGCGAGGGCCGGTTGGGCATCGAGCGGGGTGCGCTGCTCTCCCACTCGGGACCGGCCCGGGAGCGGCTGCGTTCCTTCGTCGAGCTCTATCTGCCCGAGGGCCCGCGCGACCCCCACTGGACTCTCTGGCTGGAGGTGTGGAATCGCTCCCAGGGCGCCGGCGAGCAGGCGCGGGCACGCCAGGCCGCGATCGAGGGTGCCTGGCACCGGGATCTGGTCGCCCTCGTGGCGGAGGGGATTTCCCGCGAGGAGTTCCGATCGGTCGATCCCGACCGCTACGCCACCCGACTGCGCGCGCTCCTCGACGGCTTCAGCGTCCACATCGCGGTGGGGATTCCCGGGACCGAGCGGGCCCAAGTTCTCGTACACATAGGCGAATTCCTCGAAGGTACGCTCTATCATCCGCATGTCTGACGCAACGTCAGGTGGGGGAGTCGGGCCCTGGACCATGTAGGGAACGCAAGGCACGCAAGTACACGGGATCGTTGTGCCGGCCGGCCTTGTCGGGCCACGGGCCGTCCGGCACGGTGTTCCGCCATGGGACGAGCGCACTGGAAGAAGATCTGGGTCGGGTCCGCAGGGAACATGGTCGAGTGGTTCGACTGGTTCGTGTACGCGAGTTTTGCCACCTACTTCGCGGGTGCCTTCTTCCCCGAGGGCAACGACACCGCCAAGCTGATGAACACCGCGGGCATCTTCGCCGTCGGATTCTTCATGCGACCGGTGGGCGGCTGGCTGCTCGGTCGGGTCGCGGACCGCCGGGGGCGCAAGACCGCCCTCACCCTCACCGTGACCCTCATGTCCGCTTCGGCGCTGCTGATCGCGATCGCCCCCACCTATGCGGTGGCCGGATACGGCGGGGCGGCCGTTCTCCTGGTGGCCCGCCTCCTCCAGGGCTTGTCCGTCGGCGGCGAGTACGCGGCCAGCGCCACCTACCTCACCGAGGCATCGCTGCCCCAGCACCGGGGCTTCGCCTCCAGCTTCCAGTACGTCTCCATGACGGCGGGCCAGATCCTGGGGCTGGGGCTCCAGATCGTCCTCCAGAACACCATGTCGTCCCAGGCGCTCCACAGTTGGGGCTGGCGCATCCCCTTCATTGTCGGAGCGCTGGGCGCTGCGGTGGTGTTCTACCTGCGCCGCGCGATGCTGGAGACCGAGGTGTACGAGGAGTCCGGCGACGACAC
Coding sequences within:
- a CDS encoding agmatine deiminase family protein produces the protein MFHMPPEWAPHERTWMAWPVPNTTFVGEDLAAARRAWADVARAVRRFEPVTVVVGPAGTREARALLGPGIEIVERELDDAWMRDIGPTFVTDGSRLAAVDWVFNGWGAQEWAHWEHDSTIARQVADIAGVPVHSSPLVNEGGGIHVDGRGTVLLTETVQLGPERNPGWTKAEVEAEIHARLGTTKAIWLPRGLTADYPPHGFGTLGHVDIVAAFAGPGVIVVHTQPDPTHPDHEPCAENVEFLRTRTDTQGRPFEVIEVPAPTSVHNEDGGWADYSYINHYVCNGAVILCAFDDPRDEEAATVFRRLYPEREVVLVDARTIFAGGGGIHCITQQQPRVSV
- a CDS encoding helix-turn-helix domain-containing protein, encoding MSSRATPDPYADPLAFGQRLQILRTRRGVTREQLGGLLGRSGSWVKALETGRLKTPKLDVILRLADVLRVRDLSDLTGDQSMHVPLFTGPGHPRLGAVKAAVDALTPGADREAPSSEHLAARLAQAWSARHSSPKHREVVGALLPELLRDAQLAVRQANSAGDRRSTQAILSEVYSLAQFFVAYQPDAALLWRVAERGMVAAQESEDPHSIGVAAWLCAQAHRDAGPAHFDAADMVTTQALDYLRPLLPDASDNVRAITGALVFEAGYTAARRADTGTAWRHWDEARRMAKRLPENYFHPVTSFGRTIIGAHAVTVAVELHQGGESARQAAASDSAAIPSRPRRARHRIEQARGYQLDGQPDVALATLAQAHEAAPETIRYNGFAKIIVLEEVESRAPVRRRRASELAVKLGLLAA
- a CDS encoding TetR/AcrR family transcriptional regulator codes for the protein MATIAAHGLDGLTMAALGREVGMSSGHLLYYFRSKDELLLRTLEWSEGRLGIERGALLSHSGPARERLRSFVELYLPEGPRDPHWTLWLEVWNRSQGAGEQARARQAAIEGAWHRDLVALVAEGISREEFRSVDPDRYATRLRALLDGFSVHIAVGIPGTERAQVLVHIGEFLEGTLYHPHV